The stretch of DNA CCGTCGAGGTGGAAGCCACCTCGGGAACCTCCGTCGGTGATCTTGAATCCGCCGTTCCACGTGGCCAGCAGGCCTGTCCGTGCGCCCTCGGGGATGTTCGGCGGCGTCGCGAACTCCTCACCCGGCTCACGCAGCCCCGGGTGGAGCTGGAAACGGGTGTGTTTGCCGCTGATCCAGGCGACCGCCGCTTGGTAGGAGGTGTGATCGGAGTCGGGCCGCACATAGGTGCCCTGCACGAGGGGCCGGCCGTGCGCGCTCGCCAGTACACGCCACACCCCCTCACCTTCGAGAGCGGGGGTGACCAGTGGCTGAAGGGGTGCGTGGGGACGGATGTCGCTGTGCTCGGGGGCCGGGTGGGCCGTCGCCCTCATCCTGGCCAGGTCCTTCTGCGGCAGGGCGCCGCCGAGCCTCGGCGGGTCCATGGAGTACTTGGCGTTCTCCAACTGGTCGACCACGACGCCCAATCGGTGCTCACGCGCCCATCCGGCCAGCCGCGCCGCCGTACTGTCCTGCCCCGGATAGGTGAGCGCCTCACCCACCGACCAGCCCAACGAGCCCAGGCCCAGCGCCCCCACGACCAGGGCGCTCCGGGTCGCCAGCCGCCTCCTGCGGCGCTGCCGCGCGGTGACAGCACGCGAACGCCTCCACAGCCTGAGGGGACGCCTCTCCCCAGGGACCGATGGCGCGGCGGCCGGAGCGGACGGCTCGGTGGCCGGAGCCGTCGGCTCGGTGCCCGGAGCGGACGGCTCGGTGCCCGGGACTGACGGCGCGGCAGCCGTGGAGGCGGCAGGATCCTGATGCGGCTGCCCGTCCGACGCTGGACGTCGCGCTCCGGTCATCGTGTGCTCTCTTTCACCCCGGGGAACCAGTTGTCCGCACCTGCCCGCCACTGATCACATCGCCGGACTCGCGCATGAACCACCTATCGCGCCGGGGCGCGGAGCTAACACGTCCCACGAGGAGGACACCCGAACGAGTACGGGGAAACCCTGCATGGACCAGGGGCGTAGCCCCCCTTCCTCCGGGCCGTCCGCGCTCCGGCACGCCCCGCACGCCACCGCACCGCCCCACACCGACCTAAATGGACAGGTTTGCCTGCGTGTTTTAGGTTGAGGCGCATGAGCGACGACATCGAGGAGCTGTCCCCTTCGGCAGCGCGGGCGGCGCGCGATGTACGGGTCGTACTCGGACGGCTGCGGCGCCGGGTACGCGATGCCTCGGAGGCCGATGACCTCACCCCCTCCCAGGCGTCCGTACTGGCGCGGCTCTCCAAGGACGGTCCTGCCTCGACCAGTGACCTGGCCTCGGTCGAGGGCGTACGTCCCCAGTCGATGGCCGCGACGGTCGCGGCGCTCGGCCGTCTCGGACTGATCGAACGGCGCCCCGACCCCGAGGACGGCCGCCGGCTCCACGTCATCCTCACCGTCGCCGGACGCGAGCGCGCCGAGGGCGACCGGCAGGCGCGCCAGGAGTGGCTGGCCCGAGCCCTCCAGGAGGGGTGTACCGAACGTGAGCGGCGGACCGTCGTCGAAGCGATGGCCGTCCTGGAGAAACTGATCCATCCGTGAGGCGGCCCACCGGTGAGGTCGGCGGGGCGCCCGCTACCGGGCCCGCACCGCCTCCACCGGATCTCTCCTCCGTCCGGATCTCGCCGCGAAGGCCCCGTCGACGCAGGGAGGTTGCTTGACTGCCACCATGACGTCCACGACCTCCATGACCTCAGCGGCCGAAGCAGGATTCGAGACCGCCACCCCCGACCCGACCGTCTATCTCGACCGGGTCGCCGCGACCGAACTCGGCCGTTCCTACAAACAGCGCATGCTCGATGAACTCGGAATCCGCCCAGGTCATACGGTCGTTGACCTGGGTTGCGGTCCCGGCACCGATCTTGTCCCGCTCGCCCGAGCCGCCACCGATACGGGCGCCGTGATCGGTGTCGACCATGACCAGGCCCGGGTCGACACCGCGAGGGAGCGCACCGCCGACCAGAGTTTCGTCTCCGTGCGACTCGGCGACATCCACGCCCTGCCGCTGGCGGACCGCAGCGCCGACCGAGCCCGCACCGACCGGGTACTGCAGCATGTCGAAGATCCCGGCGCGGTGCTCACGGAGGTTCACCGGGTGCTGCGGCCCGGCGGGCGGCTCGTCATGGGCGAGCCGGACTGGGAGTCCCTGGCGATCGACCATCCGGACAGCGGCCTTTCGCGCGCCTACACCCAGTACGTCACCGACGAGGTCGTCCGCAACGCCCGGATCGGCAGGCAGCTCCCGCGGCTTGCGACGACGGCCGGGTTCGCGGTACCCGCGGTTCTCCCCGTCACCCCCGTCTTCCGTGATGCCGTGGAAGCCGACAAGATCCTTGGCCTGGAGCGCACCACACGACGTGCCGTGACCGCGGGCCACCTCACAAAGGAAGCCGCACGACGCTGGCTGGACCACCTTCTCTCCGGGCCCTTCCTCGCGTCCGTGACGTTCTACATCGTCGTCGCCGCGTCGTAGCCGTCACCTCACCGGGCGGCCCCCACAACGGCCGCCGCGGGCCGGGGCCTCGATCTCCGATCTTCGAGGGCCCGGCCCGCCCCCGGATTATGATGCCGTCATGACCGCGCTGAGCTACGACCGTTACTGCACCGAACTCGGCACGCAGATTGACTTGTTGCGGTCGTGCGTCAAGGGCGCGGACCTGACCGGCCCCGTCGCCGCTTGTCCCGACTGGAACCTCGGGCAGTTGCTGTGGCACATCGGCGGCGCGCACCACTGGGCGGAGATCGCCGTGCGCACCAGGGCCACCCAGCCGGTGGCGGAGGAACTGGTCAACGATGTCTCCGGGCACGCCCGCGCCGCACCCGAGATCATCGACGCCTGGCTGGCCGAGGGCACTTCGCGACTGACGGACGCCTTGCGCGCCGCGGGACCCGAGGCCCGGGTGTGGACCCCTGGGCCGGGAGGGACCACGGCGTTCTGGGCGCGCCGCATGCTGTACGAGGTCATGGTGCACCGGGCGGATGCGAGCCGGGCCGTCGGGGCGGAGTTCGCGATCGACGAGGAGTTCGCCGTCGACGGCGTCGAGGAGTGGATGGAGTTCGCCACGGTCCCGGAGGTCGTGAGACCCCAGTCCGAGCTACCGCCTCTGCTCGGCCCCGGCCGCACGTTGTCCTTCCGCGGCACCGACACGGCGTCAGACCGCACGGTGGAATGGCTGGTCGACCTCACGGGGAACGCCGTCGCCTGCCATCGCGGGGATGCGCGCGCGGAGAAGAGCGCCGCCGTCCGGGTGCGCGCTTCGCTGACCGATCTTCTGCTGCTCCTCTACCGACGGCGTACCGCGGGCGACGAAGGTGTCGAGGTCGACGGCGACACGGGACTGTTGGATGTGTGGCTGGAGCGGTCGGGTTTCTGGCTCAGGGAGTAGGGTCCTCCGAGTTGGCAGGCGTACGACGTCCCCGCACTCCGCACGCGCCCGGCGCACTCGGGGTGTGCGGCGCCCCCGACGTACGTACCGGACCTCCCCGTTCTCCCACCGATTGACCGCCCCACCGCACACCTGCCCGGCCGCCCGATCACTCCGCACGACGCCACTCCGGTGCTGTCGCCGGGGCGGGCCCGAGTGTGTCCTGCGGAGCGGGCTCCACTCGGCAGTGCTCGCACAGGGTCCGGATCCAGGTGCGGTGTCGGTCGCCACGGAATCGGGGGCGCCCTTCGGCTCCGCAGTCCTCGCAGGTCCGCTGCGAGGCCAGGATCGCCGCGTCCACGAGGGCAGCCGCCGCGTCGGCGAACTCTCCGTCGAACTCACCGTCCGCGTCGTAACGGTCGGCCACCTGGAGGCGAAGCCGACCGAACTCCGCACCGAAGGACTCGATCTGATAGCCGGCGGCCAGCTCGCTCAGGTCGGTGTGCAACCGGGTCAGCAACGGCACCCACCCGGGCCCGACCGCGTCGACCCGAGCATTGATCTGGCAGTCCCGCCCGGACATCGTTTCGCTCATGCCTCCATGGTGTACGCAGGGTCTGACAATTGGCCGTCGCACGGGCAACAGGCGTCCGTACGCACCGGTTCCGCGCGGAGTGGGGCTCCGGTGAAGTAGTGGGACGAGCGATGGTCACGGTCGGCACGAGAACGGTCGGCGCGAGAGCGGTCGGCGCGAGAGCGGTCGGCGCGAGAGCGGTCGGCGCGAGAGCGGTCGGCGCGAGAGCGGTCGGCGCGAGAGCGGTCGGCGCCTGATCAAGGACCAGTCCCTTCGGATCGTCGCTTCGAGGGCGTCCCTCGCCCGGCCGCCCCAACCCCACGATCGGCGCCGGTCAGTCGTCGGCCGGGCGGTGGGAGGTGAACATGTCGACCAGTCCCTGGATCCCGTTGTCGCCGAACATCAGGACCAGGTTCTCCGCGGATTCGGTGGCGGAGGCCTCAGCGCGGGGGAAGAGCGCCTGCTCGTACGCGGTCAGCGCGGCCTCGGTGTCGCCGGGGTGGGCGACGATCGCCCGGCCGAGTTCGGCGCCGTCGAGCATGGCCAGGTTGGCACCCTCTCCGGCGAAGGGGGACATCAGGTGGGCGGCGTCCCCGAGCAGGGTGACGCCGGGGGTGCGGTCCCAGTCGTGCCCGACGGGCAGGGCGTGGATACGGCGCGGGGTCAGCGGCCCTTCGGTGTCGGCGACCAGCGCCCGAAGGCTCTCGTCCCAGCCGTCGAAGTGAGCGAGAACGGCTTTCTTCGCCCCCTCGGCGTCGGTGAAGTCGATGGTGTCCAGCCAGTCCTCGCCGACCTTGAGGCCGGTGTAGATGTGGAGGGTGCCGTCGCTCTCACGGTGGGCGAGCATGCCCAGGCCTCCGCCGAGGGACATGAAGGCACCACCGCCGATCAGGGCCGCGCTTTCGGGATGCCTGACATCGGCGTCGAGCAGATCCGTCTCGACGAAGGAGATACCGGTGTAGGCGGGGGTGGCGTCCGACACCAGCGGCCGGATCCTCGACCAGGCGCCGTCCGCGCCGATGAGCAGGTCAGTCGTGATGGAGGTGGAGTCCGCGAAGGTCACCTCGTGGCGTCCGTCGCCGAGCGGTCGGGCGCCGGTGGCCTTCTTGCCCCAGTGGATGGTGCCCGAGGGGAGGGAGTCCAGCAACAGGTCCCTCAGCTGACCGCGGTCGACTTCCGGGCGGTCACCGGTGCCGTCGTCCTCCTCCGACATGCGGACCGTGCCGTCGGGCGCCACGAGGCGCATGGCTTGGCCGCCGGGGTGGACGAGCGTGCGGAATCGGTCGTGGAGGCCTCCGGCGCGCAGGGCCTCCTGGCCGGAGTCCCCGTGGATGTCGAGCATGCCGCCCTGCGTGCGCGCCTCGGCCGACGCCTCCAGATCGAAGAGTGCCGAGCTGATGCCGTTGACATGGAGGACGCGGGCGAGGCTCAGGCCGCCGAGGCCGGAGCCGATGATGGCGATGGGGTAGTGGCTGTTCATGGCGTTGCTCCTTTGCTACAGGGGTGCGTGCGAGTGGGGCGCTTCGGGGTGCGTAGGGGGCGGCGCCTCCGGCGTCGTACCTTCACCACCACAACCTTAACGAACATGTTCGTAAGGAACAAGTTCTTCACGAACGTGTCCGTGCGAGCCGCGAGCCGAGCGGGCGGACGGAGATGCACAGGTAAAACTGGACAGGTAAAGCTGTACACATTAGCGTGGAAGGCATGAGCGAGAACCCGAGCCCGAGCCCGGTCCCGCCGGCTTCGACGGGGCCGGGTCGTCGGCCGGCCCCGGGCACAGACCGAGTGGGCGGCGGAAGAGCGCCCGACCGTGACCGCCTCCGAGGCCGTACAGGAGCGCCGCCCCATGACTGATACGCGAGCGGAGACCGCGCCGGAGAGTGACAAGCCGGGTCTGGACCGGCGGCTGCTGGCACCGATGATGCTGGGCTCGGTGCTGAACCCGATCAATTCGACGATCATCTCCGTCGCGCTCATACCCATCGGCAGAGCCCTTGGGGCGCCGTCCTCGCAGACCGCCTGGCTGGTCTCCGCCCTCTATCTGGCGACCTCGCTCGGCCAGCCGGTCGTGGGCCGCCTCATCGACATCTTCGGGCCCCGCAGGCTCTTCCTCCTCAGTACCGGTCTGGTCGGCGTCGCCGGTGTTGTCGGCACCCTGGCACCTGGCCTCGGGGTGCTGATCGTCGCGCGGATCCTGCTCGGGTTCGGTACCTGCGCCGGTTATCCCGCCGCGATGGCGCTGCTGCGCAGCGAGGCCGAGCGAACCGGGAAGGACAACCCCGGCGGGGTGCTGACCGCCCTCGCGGTCAGCAATCAGACCATCGCCGTCGTCGGCCCGCTGCTGGGCGGTCTGCTGATCGCCGTGGGCGGCTGGCGTGCCACCTTCGCACTGAACGTACCGCTGGCCGTCGCGGCCGTACTCATGGGACTGCTGCGGCTCCCCAGGCCGGCCAGGACGGGCGAGTCCTCGCGACGCGGGCGCCTCGCCACCCGGCTCGACCTGCCCGGCATGGGCCTGTTCGCCGCGACGCTCACCTCACTGCTGCTGTTCCTGATGAACCCGCACCCGCGGGACTGGTATCTGCTGGTGATCGCCGTCGCGGCGGGAGCCGCTTTCGCGGCGCGGGAGTTGCGGGCCGCTGTCCCCTTCATCGACCTGCGGGTACTCGGCGGCAACACACCGCTCCTGGCCACCTACGGGCGGGCCCTCGTCACGTACGTCGTCTCGTACGCCTTCCTCTACGGCTTCAGTCAGTGGACCGAGGAGGGCTACGGGTTGACGCCCTTCCGTGCCGGGCTGGTACAGGTGCCCATGTTCCTGCTCGCGATCGGTGCCTCGGTCGTCTCGGGGCGACGCAAGGGCGTGCGGGGGAAACTGCTGATCGGCGCGGCAGGACAGATCGCCGCCTGCCTGCTGATGCTGGCCCTCACCGGGAGGAGCCCTCTGTGGATGCTGCTCCTCGTCGCCCTGATCTTCGGCGTTCCGCAGGGGCTGAACAGCCTGGCCCTGCAGAACTCCGTGTACTTCCAGGCCGATCCCGGGCGCACCGCCTCCTCGGCCGGGCTGCTGCGCACCTTCGCCTATATCGGCTCGATGGTCGCCTCCTCCGCGACCGCCACCTCCTTCGGGCAGCGCGCCGACACCGGCGGCATGCACCAGCTCGCCTGGGTCATGCTCGGCGCCGGCGTGCTCTACCTCCTGCTGACGCTCCTCGACCGCACGCTCGGTCGCGGGGCGACAGAAGAGGCTTCAGCGGCGACGTGACCTCCTGGCCGCCCGACCCGTACGTCCGCGCCGCCCACACCACGCGCCGCACCCACCCGAAAGGAACCACCATGTCCCGGACCGCACTGCTGCTCATGGACCTCCAGAGCAACCACCTCTCCCACGTGCCCGACGACTATCTGCCCCGCGCCGTGCGGGCACTCGGCACGGCCCGCGCCGCGGGCGTCCCGGTCATCCACGTAGCGCTTCAGCTGCGTCACGGTCACACCGACGCCCATCCGCGCAACAAGATCTTCGGCGCCGTTCCCTCGCATCTCTACACGGCGGACGACCCGGGCGCCGCCATCCACCCCGATGTCGCCCCCGTGGACGGCGAGATCGTCGTCCACAAGAATCGCGTCAGCGCCTTCGCGGGCAACGATCTCCCGCAGATCCTGGCCGCTCAGGACATCGACCACCTCGTTCTGGGTGGCATCTCCACCAGCGGTGTCGTCCTGTCCACCGCTCTGCGGGCTTTCGACCTCGACTACCGGGTGACCGTACTCTCCGATGTCTGCGCCGACCCCAGCCCCACCCTGCACGCCACCCTCCTCGACGAGCTCTTCGCCAAGCGTGTCGAGGTCTCCACCGTCGACGAGTGGAAGAGCACCCTCGACGCGGCGGCCGCTTAGCGCGTGGAATGTCTCAGTCCGTCCCCTGTTCCCGGGGCGTGGAGCGCACTCCGTTGATGACGGACCGGAAAATCCACTCCAGGCGCAGACCGGGCGCCCCTGAGGCGAGGTCCTCCCCGAGCGCCGCGATGCGCGGATGTGTCTCGGTGGAGGCCTGCCGCAGAGTGGCGGCGAGGGCGTTGTGTTCCTCCTCGGCACCGGCGGTCCGTGCCCGCGTCGACTGTTCGGCAGCCGTGGCGGTGGCCACTTGCAGGAGTACGTCCACGCCCCACGCGGCCTGCGCGTCGGGCACCTCCCCCACGTACAGCAGGGCGAGGATCGACTCGACAAGGGCGAGGTAGTTCGGCCCCGAGGGGCGTGCGACGAGCGCGGAGTGAGCCAGGGCGGGGTGCTCGAACAGGACGAAAGTGTATGAGGTCAGCACCCGCACGAGCCGGTCGCGCCAGTCGCCGTCCTCGCTCGCCGGGGTGAGGTCGACCGCCCCGAGCAGTTCCTCCAGGATCGCCGCGTGCAGCTCCGCGGTGTTGGCCACGTATACGTAGAGCGAGGCAGGACCGGTGTCCAGTTCCTGTGCGAGGCGGCGCATGGTGACGCGCTGGAGTCCCTCGGTCGCCATGAGCCCGACCGCGGTGGCGACGATGGACTCGTAGGTGAGGGCGGCCTTGGCCGGCCGCTCGCGGCGACTGCGTGGTGCGGGGGTGCGCGGTGACATCCCCCCACCATAACGAACACGTTCGTGATCGTCGCGCGGGCGGCCGGGGCGCCGATGTCCGGGCCCTTCCGTCAGCGAGCCCCTCGGGCCCCGCCCGCCACGGTCCGTCAGTGTGCGATGGAGTCGATCAGATTGCGGGCTCCCTGCCGGAGGAGTGCCACAGCGACGGAGGTACCGAGCGTCGCGGGGTCCAGGGGGCCTGCCCACTCGTGGGCGTTGAGCACCGTCTTGCCGTCCGGTGTGAAGACGCGGGCGCGCAGTGACAGTTCCCCGCCGCGTTCGGCACGGGCGTAACCGGCGATGGGTGAGTTGCAGTGGCCCTGGAGGACATGCAGGAACATCCGCTCCGCCGAGGCCTCCCTGTGGGTCGCGGGATCCCCGAGCCCACTCACCGTGTCGATGGTGGCGTGGTCGTCCTCACGGCACTGGAGCGCGAGGATGCCCGCGCCGATCGGCGGCATCATCGTCTCGGCGGGCAGGATCTCGGTGATCACGTCCTGGCGTCCGATGCGCTCAAGACCGGAGACGGCGAGGAGAAGGGCGTCAGCTTCGCCTTGGGCGAGCTTCTCCAGTCGGCGGTTGGCGTTGCCGCGCATCGGCACACAGCGCAGCCGCGGGTACGAGGCGGCGAGTTGGGCGGTTCTGCGTACCGAAGAGGTGCCGATACGAGTACCCGGCGGCAGCTTGTCCAGCCCCAGGCCGTCAGGGTGCACCAGCGCGTCGCGGATGTCGTCGCGCCGCAGGAAGGCGGCGAACGCGGTGCCCGCGGGCAGCGGCCTGTCCGCGGGGACGTCCTTGACACAGTGCACGGCAAGGTCGGCGGCCCCTTCGAGCAGCGCCGCGTCCACCTCCTTGGTGAACGCCCCCTTGCCCTCGACCTGCGAGAGGGCGCCCATCCACTTGTCGCCGGTTGTCTTGACCGGTACGACCTCGGTCCTGATCCCGGGGTGGAGCGTGGCCAGTTCGGCCCGCACGCGTTCGACTTGGGCGAGGGCCATGGGAGAGTCACGGGAGACGATACGGATCAAGTCGTGGTCGCGCATGGGCCCACGATAGACGCACTCCCCCGCTTCCCCAACGGCGACTTCAGTGCCCAGCCGACGTAACGGGTCACGGTCCCGGGCGGTCACGTGCGGGAACGCCCGGGACCGTCGCGGGCGGAACCGGCTCTCTTCGCACCGCGTGTCCTCAGTGCGCCTCTGGCCGCACCGGCACGGCCCCTGTCGTCTCCGGCCGGTGCCGTGCCGAGTCGACTCCCGCCGGGTCAGGCCGCCTCGGACCCGCTCTTTCGGCGCCGTATCAGGACCGTCGTGCCCACGCCGATCGCCACGGCCGCGCCCCCGACTGCGGCGATCGCCGGCAGGGCGGAGGACGAACCCGTCTCGGCGAGACTCCCGGTGGCCGGCGAGGCCGACGCGCCACGGGTCGCGGCGGCGGTGGCCGAAGGCGTCGGCGTGCCGCTCGGCTCCGGCGTGCCACCGCCCTCACCGGGGGCGAGTACGTCGAAGCGGCTCTGCACTGTGGTGCCGTCGGTGCAGTGTTTCCCCGGATCGACGTAGGTGCCGCCGCCAATGGCGTAGCTCGGGCCGGGAGTTGCCTCAGCGTCGATCCTCAGCCGGAACCTCAGAGTGGCGGACTCGTGGGCTTTCAGGTGCGTGTGGCCGTAGATGATGCCGGTTTCGCGGTACTGGTCCTTGCCCTCGTCCTTCAGGGACAGCCACTTGCCGCCGTCGGCGTCCCAGTACTCCAGATACGCGTGCTCGAACAGGTCACCGTTCTCGCTGGCCTGCCCGTTGTTGACCTCGACCGATGCTTCGACCGCGCCCACCGGCGTATCGCTCGTGTCGGTCACGTTCATGGTGAACGCGTGCCAGCCACCACCGGCCGCGATCTTGGCGGGCAGCCCCTTGAGGCTGAAGTGGATCATGGAGGTGGGGCCGTTGTCGCAGGGAGACGGTGAGTTGCTGGCGGAAGCGCTCGGAGAGCCGGAGGCGGATGCCGGGGAGGAGTCGAACGGGGATGCGGGGGCGGACGGCGTGGCCGAGACCGAAGGAGCGGCGGCGCCGGTATCCGTGTCCTTCTCCGCTCCCGTCGCGGGAGGAGCGGTGCTGCCCGTGGCGGAGCCGGACGTCGACGTGGACGGAGGCGTCGGCGATCCGCCTTCGGCCTGGGCGGTGGTCGCGGTCAGGAGCGCGGCCGGAACGAAAGCTGCGGCCGTGGCGACGGCCGACATTGCGTGACGGAGTCTCATGAAAGGTTCCTCGTGGCGTGAGTGCGACGTCGGTGCGACGCGGGTGAGATGGAGATGTACTCACCCGTGTGACGTCAGCGGCCCATGGGACGTTGTAGGCGATCCGGAGTATTACCGCCACGTTCAGGGACTGTTCGGTCGGCACGCACACGGCTCACACGCGGGCCCCTCGTCCTGCCCGTGACGCCGCACCGCGGTACTCCGCGGTGCGGCGTCACGGTCCCGGATGTCAGCGCAGCGCCCCGGAAGGCTTCGGCAGCGCGCAACCCGACGCGGTCAGGTCGAGCTTGTTGCCCGTGGTGAAGCAGGCGGGGATGCCGTACGTCTCCTGGGCGTAGCCGATGCCCTCGCGGACGGTGACCGCGCCCTTCTCGTCCACCTCACAGGGGTTGTTGAGGGTGCAGCGCGCACCGTCCTCGTTGGTGGTGTTGTTGATCGCCGTGACCTGCCCCGTGCTCGTGTCGATGACGGGAGAGCCCGAGGTGCCGCCGATGACCTGGCACGGCGAGGTGTAGCGGACAGCGTCCTTCCACGTCCACTGGTCCTCCTTCAGCCGGTACGCGAACCCGTCGACGGAGCAGTTGTAGGTCTGCTTCCAATAGCCGGAGACCACGCTGATCGGATGGCCCTTGACGGGGTGGGAGGCGGAGAGCGTCAGGGGGGCGATGCCGGTGGACGTCTTTATCTGGGCGTACGTCTTGTTCAGTTCGTAGAGGGTGACGTCCGTGTCGGTCATCGTCGCGTAGACGACCTTGGTGGCCTTCAGTGTGCCCGCGCTGCCCGCCGAGGCGTTGAGGAGTGTGAAGCTACGGGTCGAGGACTGGTCGGTGATGACCTTGCCCGCGGTGGGCATACCCGTTTCGAGACAGTGGCCGTTCGTCATGACCAGCGCGGGGTCCGTCGACTGCGAGTTCGGCATACGGATCAGCGAGCCGGAACAGTTGCTGAGCGCCACGGTGCCCGCGAAGGAGGTGGCCTTCGCCGCCGTGGGGGTCGCCCCGGCGCCTCCAGGGTGTGCGAGCGCCGTCGACGCGGTGGCGGCGGGACCGCCCCCGCTCGGGGCCGCGGAAGCCGTACTCGCGGTGCCGGCCAGAGCGGCGGCGCCGAGGACGAGTGTGGTCAGGGTGGCGAGGAGAGGCTTGCGCATGGTGGGTCCTCTCGGATCGGCCCGGGGTCCGAGAACTCCCGGGCGGCGAAGGGTCGATGCATTGTCGGCGTACCGACAACGCGCCCGCTACCCCACGCCCCCGCACTGACGCTTTCCACACTCTTGACAACACCCGTAGCAGGGGCATCCGTTCACCGGGCGGCGCGGCGGACCGGTCCATCCGGGCGCCGCCGAAGCCGCCCGTCCATCACCCCCGGAGACAGTCCGCGCCCCGGTGGCGGCCCGTTCCGGGGCCGCCACCGGGGCGCCATCCGCTTCAGACCGTGGCCAGTTCCTTTCTGGCCTCTCGGCGTGCCGCCGCCAGGAGGGGATCGAGCGCGGGGACCGCTGCCAGCAGCTGCTTCGTGTACGGGTCCTGTGGGTCGCCGTACACCGACTCCAGGCTGCCCTCCTCCACGATCCTGCCGCGCCTCATCACCGCGACCCGGTCGCTGACCTGGCGTACCACGGCCAGGTCGTGGGCGATGAAGACCAGCGCCAGGCCGAGTTCCCGCTGCAACTCGCCGAGCAGAGCCGTGACTTGCGACTGGGTCGTCACGTCAAGGGCGGATACGGCCTCGTCGCAGACGATCAGCTGGGGTTCGGCCGCGAGTGCTCTGGCGATTCCGACGCGCTGGCGTTGGCCGCCGCTGAACTCGTGCGGGTAACGGTCGTACTGCGCCGGGTCGAGCCCGACCCTCTCCAGCAGGTCCC from Streptomyces tsukubensis encodes:
- a CDS encoding TetR/AcrR family transcriptional regulator encodes the protein MSPRTPAPRSRRERPAKAALTYESIVATAVGLMATEGLQRVTMRRLAQELDTGPASLYVYVANTAELHAAILEELLGAVDLTPASEDGDWRDRLVRVLTSYTFVLFEHPALAHSALVARPSGPNYLALVESILALLYVGEVPDAQAAWGVDVLLQVATATAAEQSTRARTAGAEEEHNALAATLRQASTETHPRIAALGEDLASGAPGLRLEWIFRSVINGVRSTPREQGTD
- a CDS encoding phosphodiester glycosidase family protein yields the protein MGALGLGSLGWSVGEALTYPGQDSTAARLAGWAREHRLGVVVDQLENAKYSMDPPRLGGALPQKDLARMRATAHPAPEHSDIRPHAPLQPLVTPALEGEGVWRVLASAHGRPLVQGTYVRPDSDHTSYQAAVAWISGKHTRFQLHPGLREPGEEFATPPNIPEGARTGLLATWNGGFKITDGGSRGGFHLDGKTVGELRDGTASEVFYRDGSIKIGSWGRDVRMTPDVVGVRQCLELMVDDGKVVDDIDDDAKWGATDQSRMFVERSGVGVTAQGDIIMVVGQALTAPTLANVMQRAGAVRAMPLDMNRAWPSFMSYDGSRDPHNPEPTNILDFENPATRYYEQATRDFVAVYAR
- a CDS encoding FAD-dependent oxidoreductase codes for the protein MNSHYPIAIIGSGLGGLSLARVLHVNGISSALFDLEASAEARTQGGMLDIHGDSGQEALRAGGLHDRFRTLVHPGGQAMRLVAPDGTVRMSEEDDGTGDRPEVDRGQLRDLLLDSLPSGTIHWGKKATGARPLGDGRHEVTFADSTSITTDLLIGADGAWSRIRPLVSDATPAYTGISFVETDLLDADVRHPESAALIGGGAFMSLGGGLGMLAHRESDGTLHIYTGLKVGEDWLDTIDFTDAEGAKKAVLAHFDGWDESLRALVADTEGPLTPRRIHALPVGHDWDRTPGVTLLGDAAHLMSPFAGEGANLAMLDGAELGRAIVAHPGDTEAALTAYEQALFPRAEASATESAENLVLMFGDNGIQGLVDMFTSHRPADD
- a CDS encoding MFS transporter, translating into MTDTRAETAPESDKPGLDRRLLAPMMLGSVLNPINSTIISVALIPIGRALGAPSSQTAWLVSALYLATSLGQPVVGRLIDIFGPRRLFLLSTGLVGVAGVVGTLAPGLGVLIVARILLGFGTCAGYPAAMALLRSEAERTGKDNPGGVLTALAVSNQTIAVVGPLLGGLLIAVGGWRATFALNVPLAVAAVLMGLLRLPRPARTGESSRRGRLATRLDLPGMGLFAATLTSLLLFLMNPHPRDWYLLVIAVAAGAAFAARELRAAVPFIDLRVLGGNTPLLATYGRALVTYVVSYAFLYGFSQWTEEGYGLTPFRAGLVQVPMFLLAIGASVVSGRRKGVRGKLLIGAAGQIAACLLMLALTGRSPLWMLLLVALIFGVPQGLNSLALQNSVYFQADPGRTASSAGLLRTFAYIGSMVASSATATSFGQRADTGGMHQLAWVMLGAGVLYLLLTLLDRTLGRGATEEASAAT
- a CDS encoding cysteine hydrolase family protein → MSRTALLLMDLQSNHLSHVPDDYLPRAVRALGTARAAGVPVIHVALQLRHGHTDAHPRNKIFGAVPSHLYTADDPGAAIHPDVAPVDGEIVVHKNRVSAFAGNDLPQILAAQDIDHLVLGGISTSGVVLSTALRAFDLDYRVTVLSDVCADPSPTLHATLLDELFAKRVEVSTVDEWKSTLDAAAA
- a CDS encoding methyltransferase domain-containing protein translates to MTSTTSMTSAAEAGFETATPDPTVYLDRVAATELGRSYKQRMLDELGIRPGHTVVDLGCGPGTDLVPLARAATDTGAVIGVDHDQARVDTARERTADQSFVSVRLGDIHALPLADRSADRARTDRVLQHVEDPGAVLTEVHRVLRPGGRLVMGEPDWESLAIDHPDSGLSRAYTQYVTDEVVRNARIGRQLPRLATTAGFAVPAVLPVTPVFRDAVEADKILGLERTTRRAVTAGHLTKEAARRWLDHLLSGPFLASVTFYIVVAAS
- the hemC gene encoding hydroxymethylbilane synthase codes for the protein MRDHDLIRIVSRDSPMALAQVERVRAELATLHPGIRTEVVPVKTTGDKWMGALSQVEGKGAFTKEVDAALLEGAADLAVHCVKDVPADRPLPAGTAFAAFLRRDDIRDALVHPDGLGLDKLPPGTRIGTSSVRRTAQLAASYPRLRCVPMRGNANRRLEKLAQGEADALLLAVSGLERIGRQDVITEILPAETMMPPIGAGILALQCREDDHATIDTVSGLGDPATHREASAERMFLHVLQGHCNSPIAGYARAERGGELSLRARVFTPDGKTVLNAHEWAGPLDPATLGTSVAVALLRQGARNLIDSIAH
- a CDS encoding MarR family winged helix-turn-helix transcriptional regulator, producing MSDDIEELSPSAARAARDVRVVLGRLRRRVRDASEADDLTPSQASVLARLSKDGPASTSDLASVEGVRPQSMAATVAALGRLGLIERRPDPEDGRRLHVILTVAGRERAEGDRQARQEWLARALQEGCTERERRTVVEAMAVLEKLIHP
- a CDS encoding maleylpyruvate isomerase family mycothiol-dependent enzyme, which produces MTALSYDRYCTELGTQIDLLRSCVKGADLTGPVAACPDWNLGQLLWHIGGAHHWAEIAVRTRATQPVAEELVNDVSGHARAAPEIIDAWLAEGTSRLTDALRAAGPEARVWTPGPGGTTAFWARRMLYEVMVHRADASRAVGAEFAIDEEFAVDGVEEWMEFATVPEVVRPQSELPPLLGPGRTLSFRGTDTASDRTVEWLVDLTGNAVACHRGDARAEKSAAVRVRASLTDLLLLLYRRRTAGDEGVEVDGDTGLLDVWLERSGFWLRE